The Coffea arabica cultivar ET-39 chromosome 6e, Coffea Arabica ET-39 HiFi, whole genome shotgun sequence genome contains the following window.
cattaaaaaaagaaaaataaaaaaaataaaaacaagatgaactaaaAAAGAACCAAATTAATCAGGCACCAGTCCTTGACAACGGCgctaaaaattgacaggtgccgaacctgtgcaataataataataaaacctacTTACCACCAAAACAGTTAATAATCAATTCCAGGTACTGCAGCATGGATTCTagatgtgcaatgggttacttggtTCACCTTGTTTCCGAAAAGTTtacttaatccgatataccaaaaTTAATTAACTGACAAAAtttactaactagtagacagtggcaagcaggGTCGTTTCCTCAGGGATTGGGAAAAAGTTCGTTTCCTTTCGAGTCAAGACAAACTGGGGGATTTAGGATTCAATGCTAATGAATtgataactaaataaattaaatgtgaaaaaataattaattgaaagaaataattGGGGCACTCTaaccaagggtacacttcagagaTGGTTTATGCaattgatcatcgattcacATATAATTctaacatttattaatagagtGATTATAGCTGTCATAcatgcgataaacaaccaactttttcttatttttttgatAGTCAAAggacgaccgttaactatttctctaaccaagaaataaccctaagtacgaccgtatgatttaatttctagattgcattaagaattagaaaagtccaaccctaactaacaaacacgctatgaggatttgtttaaattagatcgtatgttttcctgacataaacccaattatgccagttgctaTCGGGACGGAAGtaatcgaacaattacggattcaactaCCTCAATTAGCAAGTAGCctacgtgaataattaaatattgcacaCCTACTCAATGATACACGATTGCTATAGTAATTAAAAGTagaaaacatacaaatatcaataaatggaggaaacagttaaaataatttagatctcatagttattgttgaaccaaatattcagttgtccccttgactagaagtatgaaattagttctccattaatggagaaccagCCATGCAAATAGTTGTTCCAAACTTTTTCATCGTTTTTTCCTCCCAAAAGTCGGCTaaggagaaaaaataaagaCCAAGTCCAATGCCCTCACGCCTCTAGCCACACAAAAGATGGGAACAAATTGTTTCACGATTTCTTTCCTACTTTGACTCCTAATTGGTTGGTACTCTAATACCAATCAACTTCTTAGAATAAAGCCCTATTACAAGTCAACTTTCTCAACTTTCGTTTTTCTTGGGAGTGGCCCACTAGCTTCCTAATTTGTAGCCAATTACTTGATGCATTTTTGGAATTGAAAGCTTCTCACGTGCACTAAATTTCGAGAATCTGGACTTGAACGTGCCACCACCAAGTTATCTGGAAATTGCCCCTTTTAAtcatattttgattattttcctACAATTAGCACCATTAACCAAGGGACGACTGTTAACTATttgtctaaccaagaaataaccctaagtacgaccgtaggatttaatttctagattgcattaagaattagaaaagtccaaccctaactaacaaacacgctatgaggatttgtttaaattagatcgtatgttttcctaacataaacccaattatacCAGTTGCTACCGGGACGGAAGtaatcgaacaattacggattcaactaCTCAAATTAGCAAGTAGCctacgtgaataattaaatattgcgcaccTACTCAATGATACACGATAGCTATAGTAATTAAAAGTagaaaacatacaaatatcaataaatggaggaaacagttaaaataatttagatctcacagttattgttgaaccaaatcttcagttgtccccttgactagaagtatgaaattagttctccattaatAGAGAACCAGCCATGCAAATAGTTGTTCCAAACTTTTCCATCGTTTTTTCATCCCAAAAGTCGGCTaaggagaaaaaataaagaCCAAGTCCAATGCCCTCACGCCTCTAGCCACACAAAAGATGGGAACAAATTGTTTTACGATTTCTTTTCTACTTTGACTCCTAATTGATTGGTACTCTAATACCAATCAACTTCTTAGAATAAAACCCTATTACAAGTCAACTTTCTCAGCTTTCGTTTTTCTTGGGAGTGGCCCACTAGCTTCCTAATTTGTAGCTAATTACTTGATGCATTTTTGGAATTGGAAGTTTCTCACGTGCACTAAATTTCGAGAATCTGGACTTGAATGTGCCACCAccaaattatttggaaattgccccttttaatcatattttgattattttcctacaattagcaccattaaccaaatataagtagaatccatcaattaatacaatatttggctaaaataaaaggaaaaataaacataaaTTGGATGACAATTTCACATCCTATCATGAATCAAGTGTTTCTACAATCACCGGTCCCAATTATATGGAACAGTGTAGACAATAACACAGCAGATATAGATATTAGTACAATAAATATAGATACTGAGACAATAACATGCAAAAAGGCAACAAATTATGATATCTCTATAGAAATTACGTCCTCAAATCAATCTCAACCACCCAAATAAGGTTAACCCTTACTCACCATTATCTGCACCATGTAGTCAAACCTGCAATTGTAGAAGCCCATTCCGTCTTGTAGCAGTTAAATCTCATACGCCAGTAGTGCCTCCCTACTGTAAAATGAAGTCGTAGTTGTACCATATTTCATAATCATGAATACAAATCCGTTTCATCTATACAGTATTGTAAATACTCCATTTACCAAAGTTTTTATACACAAAATTTCAAGAGAAATTCTCAATTTTGTCCATTCCAATTGTCAAAAACCCATTCATAGGCACTTTTTTTTTACtccaaacaaagccaaaacATTTTGTTACCCCACCTCTCCAATCATCCTCAATTTTGGCTTCCCACTAGATAATTTAGTGTTGCCCTTTTGACCTTTTTGTGGCCCTATAACTATGGATTCTCAGGAAATGGCCCTTTAACTTATACTCCATGATAGAGGTCTATTTTGTTGTTAAGGTAAacaaatatcagcaaattgtcATTACCAAAGTCGCTAACCTTAGAATCTTGGAACCACACAAAAAATCTAATGTAACATCTTTAGACAGATTTTATTCTTCTTTAATGAACCTCAAATCTTCTACCATGttccttaaaaataataataaaaaaaatcctcTACCATGTTGAAACTGGCACTTGTCCTTCAACTAGTGGCCGAGCAATTGATTCTCCCCAATAGAAGTGGACTCCAAATTTTTGTGTACTAAGATGCCTAAATATTAAAGAAACTGCCTCGTAGCCTTAAGGTCTCTTTCCACCATCTGCAGGGCGTTGTAACTGCCAACCATCAAAGCTTTGTCGGCTGTGataccaattttcttgtagtacTCGTTAAATAACGTACTATTTCACTTGGCAACTCCGAAAATTTCGTAAATTCATGGAACTTGACTTTATATAGACGAGATATCCAGACTACTTTGTCCCATAGACTAGCTGGTTTTCTACTTTCTTGATACTATATAAGGACCATAATCTAGCTGATATCAGCCTTAAAAAGTAGTAGTTTAGTTGTGTTTGGCATTTGGTTTAGCTAACACTTTATCTTTATTGAGCTGAAGCTTGGATTAGAAACCCAAGTAAAATTTCTAACATCTTTGGCAGAATGTTgcttttcttgatttcttgcttctCTGTTATCCTAGTTTCCAAGTCATTTTTTAGGCCATTTGGGACTTGGAAGAGGGACATGAGAATGCAGGCGATTCCTTGGTTTTCGGGGGAAGTGTCGAGATTTTTGATATCTTGGTCTGCAAGAAGTAAGGCTGCCAGaggtttcttgcattttctgaCATCATCACTGAAGAAGAACGGTAATGGAAAAGCAGAGAATGTGATGGTGGAGGGCCTGGAGGGAGAGGAATATACTTTACTGGATTTGCCAGATTTGGCTTTGGAATGCATTCTTGAGAGGCTTTCTCCATTTCAGCTCTGTAGTATGGCTGCAGTTTGCAGGTCTTTGAGTGAGAGGTGCAGCAGTGATCATTTATGGGAGAAACACATGAAGCAGAAATGGGGTAGATTGGTTGGTAATGCAGCATATCAACAATGGCAATGCTACATTGCTTCAAGAAACAGAGCTAAGCTACAGGAGAGTAAAAGGGGAAAAGGATTACTTGGGTACTTTTCAATCTTCTCTGATAAGATGTGGAATAGATCAAGAGAAAATGAGATTGTTACTGAGCAGAGAAATTCCTTACCTGTAGATTCTGTAAAGGCTTGGTATCTTGCTATTGAAACCGGGAAATTCCGGTTTCCAGCCCAGGTTTATAACCGCGAGGTAATTCACTGAAGTTGCCAAATTTtgattcttcttttattttttccccctttgGTTGGATTACAAGTACAAAAGACCTTTAGTTTCCAGACTACCAATTTTGGTTGGATTAACGTGTGGAATTTTACCTGTAGAATGGCCAAGTTGGGTTTATGCTCTCTTGTTATGATGCTGAATTGAGCTATGATTCAAGCACAGACACCTTTATTGCAAGGTAAATGATTTCTGCAATCTCTTTTTGCACATTACATATCCCAAGGCTACACAAGGGATGCTGATCATTATTAGTTGGGTAACTTTCTTGAGTAAAACTCTTGGAAAGCATTTAGTTCCGTTTGCAACAGTGATTTGAGACATATTTTGGAGTTGGTTGTATGAAATACTAATTTAGGTATTATTGCAGGTACTCAGCACCTGGGCGAAGGCCGACAATAGAGGACAACATAGAGTGGAATAGGATAAGGGCACCAGCAGTTGATGTCCCTGCACATGTCCTTCATGTCTCAGATTGTCTGCATGATCTGAAACCTGGTGATCACATAGAGGTTCAGTGGAGAAGGAACAGAGATTTCCCATATGGTATGTTTCTTGTCCCCTAGTGTATCCCCTTTGATGTATCTCCCTTGACCCTTCTGTTTTACTGGATTTTCATT
Protein-coding sequences here:
- the LOC113697376 gene encoding F-box protein At2g32560-like; translated protein: MLLFLISCFSVILVSKSFFRPFGTWKRDMRMQAIPWFSGEVSRFLISWSARSKAARGFLHFLTSSLKKNGNGKAENVMVEGLEGEEYTLLDLPDLALECILERLSPFQLCSMAAVCRSLSERCSSDHLWEKHMKQKWGRLVGNAAYQQWQCYIASRNRAKLQESKRGKGLLGYFSIFSDKMWNRSRENEIVTEQRNSLPVDSVKAWYLAIETGKFRFPAQVYNRENGQVGFMLSCYDAELSYDSSTDTFIARYSAPGRRPTIEDNIEWNRIRAPAVDVPAHVLHVSDCLHDLKPGDHIEVQWRRNRDFPYGWWYGVVGHLESCTGQESHCQCHLNDSVVLEFKQYAPSSRWRQTIVNRRDHREVGNGADGFYGGIRKLCNENEISTWKSLWPTSTLE